A genomic window from Variovorax paradoxus includes:
- a CDS encoding STAS domain-containing protein yields the protein MPKEESGRLFSKVAKFVRNPLKDWSELDAPASASTSDSSLPAQQTYSREMLKEMIERRQRNDFVRRREFDMLRKLRQREAAAHAFEATATPSSFNINSTSEKSEGRALTLKKIDEIEQQMSQQWWKGRGPNGETLVNPPPDAGAETLPPVHTDDLLSEPAVLPIIPPAAAAEAGGDAPAVAASVPLLSSRLAHDGALEEAVIRFAHGDDAGAEAILLQALASTEGTTPVEGGHDAAAERDDNRWRALFDLYRATGDAAKFAAARMRYAQRMRRMGPDWVSLDELARSVKAVTASEEAAGAAAEGSSAHADWTCPTRLAREGLMELTRALSKAGSVWTLDWRGLHAIEPEAAAPLRVLFTHWADSPVQLRFMGSAQLLAVLSEAAPNNERGTDDIWWQLHLAALRLMHLPDDFELVALNYCITYEVSPPSWQDPKGECTTLAAPPASRPSSVWSLLSVGGDSESFPSTDSGFAALAGDLRGESLSSWQRLDNDLRHTTAPVISCAALLRMDLAAVGTLLSWVRARDANGERVQFVDAHRLIAALFNLVGIADHSTVTVRKN from the coding sequence ATGCCAAAGGAAGAATCGGGCCGCCTTTTTTCCAAGGTGGCCAAATTTGTCCGCAATCCCCTGAAGGATTGGTCGGAGCTGGATGCCCCTGCTTCCGCCTCGACCTCGGACTCTTCGCTGCCCGCCCAGCAGACCTACAGCCGCGAGATGCTGAAGGAGATGATCGAGCGGCGCCAGCGCAACGATTTCGTGCGCCGGCGCGAGTTCGACATGCTGCGCAAGCTGCGCCAGCGCGAGGCCGCCGCCCATGCCTTCGAGGCGACGGCTACGCCGTCTTCCTTCAACATCAACAGCACCTCCGAGAAATCGGAAGGCCGCGCGCTCACGCTCAAGAAGATCGACGAGATCGAGCAGCAGATGTCGCAGCAGTGGTGGAAAGGGCGGGGCCCGAACGGCGAAACGCTGGTCAACCCGCCGCCTGACGCCGGCGCCGAGACGCTGCCGCCGGTGCATACCGACGATCTGCTGTCCGAGCCCGCCGTGTTGCCAATCATCCCGCCAGCGGCTGCAGCCGAGGCCGGTGGCGACGCCCCGGCGGTGGCCGCCAGCGTGCCGCTGCTGTCGTCGCGCCTTGCACATGACGGCGCGCTGGAAGAGGCGGTGATCCGCTTCGCGCACGGCGACGACGCCGGCGCCGAAGCCATCCTGCTGCAGGCTTTGGCCTCCACCGAGGGCACGACGCCCGTCGAGGGTGGGCACGACGCCGCGGCCGAACGCGACGACAACCGCTGGCGCGCCCTGTTCGATCTGTACCGCGCGACCGGCGATGCTGCCAAGTTCGCGGCCGCCCGCATGCGCTATGCGCAGCGCATGCGGCGCATGGGCCCCGACTGGGTCTCGCTCGATGAGCTGGCCCGCAGCGTCAAGGCCGTCACTGCCAGCGAAGAGGCGGCCGGGGCCGCCGCCGAAGGCAGCAGCGCCCATGCCGACTGGACCTGCCCCACGCGCCTGGCGCGCGAAGGCCTGATGGAGCTCACCCGCGCGCTGTCGAAGGCGGGCTCTGTGTGGACGCTCGACTGGCGCGGGCTGCACGCCATCGAGCCTGAGGCTGCTGCGCCACTGCGCGTGCTGTTCACCCATTGGGCCGATTCGCCGGTGCAACTGCGCTTCATGGGCTCGGCGCAACTGCTGGCCGTGCTGTCCGAGGCCGCTCCCAACAACGAGCGCGGCACTGACGACATCTGGTGGCAGCTGCACCTTGCGGCGCTTCGCCTGATGCACCTGCCCGACGACTTCGAGCTGGTGGCGCTCAACTACTGCATCACCTACGAGGTGTCGCCGCCTTCCTGGCAGGACCCGAAGGGCGAATGCACCACGCTGGCCGCGCCGCCGGCGAGCCGGCCCAGCTCGGTGTGGTCGCTGCTGTCGGTCGGTGGCGATTCCGAGAGCTTCCCGTCCACCGACAGCGGTTTTGCCGCGCTGGCGGGCGATCTGCGGGGCGAGTCGCTGTCGAGCTGGCAACGGCTGGACAACGACCTGCGCCACACCACTGCGCCAGTCATTTCGTGCGCGGCGCTGCTGCGCATGGACCTGGCCGCCGTGGGCACGCTGCTGAGCTGGGTGCGCGCACGCGATGCCAATGGCGAGCGCGTGCAGTTCGTCGATGCGCACCGGTTGATTGCCGCGCTGTTCAACCTGGTAGGCATTGCCGATCATTCGACAGTGACGGTTAGGAAAAACTAA